The Candidatus Aenigmatarchaeota archaeon genome has a window encoding:
- a CDS encoding PGF-pre-PGF domain-containing protein yields the protein LTDINCTLNYTDSEGDTGTIYFEWFKNGISLATGNETAVSNGSLASDALNSTYFVKGDNITCQVYSIDGYEQESALENSTEKAILNTAPVINTTPVNITVNANGSYWEYDYDAIDPDVSDGIDVLSWTDNTTLFDINSSTGVISDNPSEFEAGYYAVLITVSDGEDNNTYMLNYTITDIGAPSVIINSPAVNHYGLSNISISLNISDGFGVDSCWYSLDDWATNTSFNCSVISLNLSEGNYTLLVGANDTSGGINSSESLLFWIDLASPSISFSCNSDRVYLKETLTCTCLATDNISPSENITLSYEPNPSTDTLGDKIASCTATDLAGNTNSSTYAYRVLYKVTGGGGGGGSVSGANKQIVWQSADSRIFLEVNLNKSISGASIIFNESQDPPYTSSPGVVYQYFSVKKVKFENEQIENATLRFRVENLWLRKNNLSGVYLAHYSQGQWVPLETVKANSSLEFTEYLAYLDSFSDFAIVGEKLPLCIESDKRCVPEGIEVCRNSYWFFLEKCENGCDAEAKSCIELFGEVEEVCSEGQEKCLEGWVYSCQQNGWFESMYCPLGCDEAGIGCRQPEVEGVVAERELHPYAYLGILVILILTAALFLRSKLVSKGTAALKPKHLEYRGGVDVETLVKNEENLFDEVEGEIKSVEGVIQDVESQISKRKSNTKKNPRELENKTRYL from the coding sequence CCTTACGGACATAAACTGCACACTTAACTACACAGACAGCGAAGGGGACACAGGCACAATATACTTCGAGTGGTTCAAGAACGGAATTTCTTTGGCAACTGGCAATGAAACCGCAGTTTCAAATGGGTCTTTGGCTTCAGATGCCCTGAACTCGACCTACTTTGTCAAAGGGGACAATATCACCTGCCAGGTTTATTCCATAGACGGCTACGAACAGGAATCGGCTTTGGAGAATTCCACAGAGAAAGCAATTCTGAACACCGCCCCGGTTATCAACACTACTCCAGTGAATATAACCGTGAACGCCAATGGCAGTTACTGGGAGTATGATTATGATGCAATAGACCCCGACGTTTCAGATGGAATCGATGTGCTTTCCTGGACAGATAACACAACCCTTTTCGACATAAACTCCTCAACCGGAGTAATTTCAGACAACCCTTCAGAGTTTGAGGCGGGGTATTATGCAGTTTTGATTACTGTTTCGGACGGGGAGGACAACAATACGTATATGCTCAATTATACCATAACGGATATCGGTGCGCCTTCAGTAATAATCAATTCCCCTGCGGTTAACCATTATGGTCTATCTAACATAAGCATTTCCTTAAACATCAGCGACGGATTTGGCGTTGATTCTTGTTGGTATTCTCTGGACGACTGGGCTACAAACACAAGCTTTAACTGCAGCGTTATTTCTTTAAACCTTTCTGAGGGCAACTACACCCTATTGGTTGGAGCAAATGATACTTCGGGGGGAATCAATTCCTCGGAAAGCTTATTATTCTGGATTGACCTGGCTTCTCCAAGCATTTCCTTTTCCTGCAATTCTGACAGGGTTTATCTCAAAGAGACCCTTACCTGCACCTGCTTAGCCACGGACAATATTTCGCCTTCGGAGAATATAACCCTGAGCTATGAGCCAAATCCTTCTACCGACACCTTGGGAGATAAGATTGCGTCCTGTACTGCCACTGATCTTGCAGGGAACACAAACAGCTCTACCTATGCTTATCGCGTCCTGTATAAGGTTACTGGTGGTGGAGGCGGAGGCGGGTCAGTTTCCGGAGCGAACAAGCAGATTGTGTGGCAATCGGCTGACTCCCGTATATTTTTGGAAGTAAACCTGAACAAGTCTATTTCCGGTGCATCTATTATCTTTAATGAGTCCCAAGACCCCCCATATACTTCTTCCCCTGGCGTTGTTTATCAATACTTTTCTGTCAAAAAGGTGAAGTTTGAAAATGAGCAGATCGAAAATGCTACCCTGAGGTTCAGGGTTGAAAACCTGTGGCTGCGAAAAAACAATCTTTCCGGGGTTTACCTTGCACACTACTCTCAGGGCCAATGGGTGCCTCTGGAAACGGTAAAGGCCAATTCTTCACTGGAGTTTACTGAGTATCTGGCTTATCTGGACTCTTTTTCGGATTTTGCAATAGTGGGAGAGAAGCTGCCTTTATGCATAGAGTCAGATAAGCGGTGCGTGCCTGAGGGTATTGAAGTATGTAGAAATAGCTATTGGTTTTTTTTGGAAAAATGCGAAAATGGCTGTGATGCCGAGGCCAAGTCCTGCATAGAGCTTTTTGGAGAGGTAGAGGAAGTCTGCTCTGAAGGCCAGGAGAAATGCCTGGAGGGATGGGTTTATTCTTGCCAGCAAAATGGCTGGTTCGAGTCAATGTACTGCCCGCTTGGGTGCGATGAGGCGGGTATTGGATGCCGCCAGCCGGAAGTTGAAGGTGTTGTAGCAGAAAGAGAATTGCACCCATATGCCTATCTGGGCATCTTGGTCATCCTTATCCTGACTGCAGCGCTTTTCCTGAGATCAAAGCTGGTTTCAAAGGGAACCGCTGCTTTAAAGCCCAAGCATCTGGAGTACCGGGGCGGAGTTGATGTCGAAACATTGGTCAAGAATGAAGAGAATCTTTTTGATGAGGTTGAAGGCGAGATAA